From the Planctomycetota bacterium genome, one window contains:
- a CDS encoding glycoside hydrolase family 15 protein — translation MPRNIPVGNGDMLVAFDDLYRIRDLYWPHVGQPNHTCGHLQRFGVWADGQFAWLDSPGWTRDFAYKHHTLLTEVRLRNERLGLELVCNDAVDYWSPVYFRKVVVTDLWNRPRDVRVFFHADLSVSESPVGDTVAFDPQTGGLIHYKNDFYFLFNGSHPAGVGVSTYATGAKRIGDAEGTWRDAEDGMLSRNSIAQGSVDSAVGFQLTLAPGGSETCVYWIAAGHSYEDVSQLNQKVCTKSPQRMLDRTEAYWRLWSRQELPFDDQFPEHLRQLQTRSLLIARTQIDNGGAIIAANDYDITHFAGDTYSYMWPRDGALVAQALVLSGQSELSRSFFRFCERVRHPDGYFHHKYNPNGTVASSWHPWLTEKPALLPIQQDETALIPWALRQHFVQFRDVEFIKSLYNPLVVDTANWMIAYRDHHGLPLPSWDLWEERRGVHLFTVCATIGGLLAASQFAEDMGAFDRATDFSEAADRMRLAMMKHMWDPERRLFARTAIPCEDGSYRLDFTLDASAFALFAFGVLPAGDPRVADHMRAIRDRLWVRTEIGGIARYERDSYQRVEHADLDQVPGNPWVICTLWFAQWLIAKAQTPAELEEALPYLEWTNWRASSSGVLAEQYHPYTGAQISVSPLTWSHATLITTSMQYRIRRAELSGPTVHATDRSDSAAR, via the coding sequence ATGCCCCGCAACATTCCAGTCGGCAACGGCGACATGCTGGTGGCCTTCGACGACCTCTACCGCATCCGCGACCTCTACTGGCCGCACGTGGGACAGCCCAACCACACCTGCGGGCACCTGCAGCGCTTCGGCGTCTGGGCCGATGGACAGTTCGCCTGGCTGGACAGCCCGGGCTGGACGCGCGACTTCGCCTACAAGCACCACACCCTGCTGACCGAGGTGCGCCTGCGCAACGAGCGCCTGGGTCTTGAGCTGGTCTGCAACGACGCGGTCGACTACTGGAGCCCGGTCTATTTTCGCAAGGTCGTCGTGACCGACCTGTGGAACCGTCCGCGCGACGTGCGCGTCTTCTTCCACGCCGACCTGAGCGTGAGCGAGAGCCCGGTGGGCGACACGGTGGCGTTCGATCCGCAGACCGGCGGGCTGATCCACTACAAGAATGACTTCTACTTTCTCTTCAACGGCAGCCACCCCGCGGGAGTCGGCGTCTCGACCTACGCGACCGGCGCCAAGCGCATCGGCGACGCCGAGGGCACCTGGCGCGACGCCGAGGATGGCATGCTCAGCCGCAACAGCATCGCGCAGGGAAGCGTGGACAGCGCGGTGGGATTCCAACTCACCCTCGCCCCCGGCGGCAGCGAGACCTGCGTCTACTGGATCGCCGCCGGCCACAGCTACGAGGATGTGAGCCAGCTCAACCAGAAAGTCTGCACCAAGAGTCCGCAGCGCATGCTCGACCGCACCGAGGCCTACTGGCGGCTCTGGTCGCGGCAGGAACTTCCCTTCGACGACCAGTTCCCCGAGCACCTGCGGCAGCTGCAGACCCGCAGCCTGCTGATCGCGCGCACCCAGATCGACAATGGCGGAGCGATCATCGCCGCCAACGACTACGACATCACCCACTTCGCCGGCGACACCTACTCCTACATGTGGCCGCGCGACGGCGCCCTGGTGGCGCAGGCGCTGGTGCTCTCGGGGCAGAGCGAGCTGAGCCGCAGCTTCTTCCGCTTCTGCGAGCGGGTGCGCCATCCCGACGGCTACTTCCACCACAAGTACAACCCCAACGGAACGGTCGCCTCGAGCTGGCATCCCTGGCTGACCGAGAAGCCCGCGCTGCTGCCCATCCAGCAGGATGAAACGGCGCTGATTCCCTGGGCGCTGCGCCAGCACTTCGTGCAGTTCCGCGACGTTGAGTTCATCAAGTCGCTCTACAACCCGCTGGTGGTCGACACCGCGAACTGGATGATCGCCTACCGCGACCACCATGGCCTGCCGCTTCCAAGCTGGGACTTGTGGGAGGAGCGGCGCGGCGTGCACCTGTTCACGGTCTGCGCCACCATCGGCGGCCTGCTGGCCGCCAGCCAGTTCGCCGAGGACATGGGCGCCTTCGACCGCGCCACCGACTTCAGCGAGGCCGCCGACCGCATGCGCCTGGCGATGATGAAGCACATGTGGGATCCCGAGCGACGGCTTTTCGCCCGCACCGCCATCCCCTGCGAAGATGGCTCCTACCGGCTCGACTTCACGCTCGACGCGTCGGCCTTCGCGCTCTTCGCCTTCGGCGTGCTGCCCGCCGGCGACCCGCGCGTCGCCGACCACATGCGTGCCATCCGCGACCGGCTCTGGGTGCGCACCGAGATCGGCGGCATCGCCCGCTATGAGCGCGACTCCTACCAGCGCGTGGAGCACGCCGACCTGGACCAGGTCCCGGGAAATCCCTGGGTGATCTGCACGCTCTGGTTCGCCCAGTGGCTGATCGCCAAGGCCCAGACGCCGGCGGAACTGGAGGAAGCGCTTCCCTACCTGGAATGGACCAACTGGCGGGCCTCCTCCAGCGGAGTGCTGGCGGAGCAGTACCACCCCTACACCGGCGCCCAAATATCAGTGAGCCCGTTGACGTGGAGCCACGCCACGCTGATCACCACCTCGATGCAGTACCGGATCCGCCGCGCCGAGCTCTCCGGACCGACCGTGCATGCGACCGACCGCAGCGACAGTGCGGCGCGTTAA
- a CDS encoding PhoH family protein, translating into MPSGSSIGAAPKSEASQSGAADLRKHFVLDTNVLLHNPNAIFKFEEHEVVIPLQVIEELDHLKKNNDETGRNARTVIRRLDKMRSIGRLFEGVVWNEQGGSIRIERCDLKTPFALDLDVADNKILGVAHRLHSMGLRTIFISKDINARVKCDALNIPCEDFEADRVDADWLYGGYASLSCPGATIDELYQERQLSLEQLEGLIFRTIEGAELKAHDLVANQFVILQDDADESHTGLGRVLSDTGHLIPVTGPRKPIYGILARNVQQTMAMDLLLDDEVRLVSLIGAAGTGKTLLAIAAGMHKVLREERFDKLLVARPIMPLGRDIGFLPGDKDEKLALWMQPVFDNVSYLLSTRGGSGTDADSRSTEQRMDQLVASGKLVMEPLTYIRGRSIPHQFIIVDEAQNLSPHEVKTIVSRVGEGTKIVLSGDIGQIDNPYLDAASNGLSHMIERMKGQRIAGHVTLSRTERSELASLAADIL; encoded by the coding sequence ATGCCCAGCGGGTCGTCCATTGGGGCCGCACCCAAGAGCGAAGCCTCCCAATCCGGCGCCGCCGATCTGCGCAAGCATTTCGTGCTCGACACGAACGTGTTGCTGCACAACCCCAACGCCATCTTCAAGTTCGAGGAGCACGAGGTGGTGATTCCTCTGCAGGTGATCGAGGAGCTCGATCACCTCAAGAAGAACAACGATGAAACCGGGCGCAACGCCCGCACCGTCATCCGCCGCCTCGACAAGATGCGCTCCATCGGGCGGCTCTTTGAGGGAGTGGTCTGGAACGAGCAGGGGGGCTCGATCCGCATCGAGCGCTGCGACCTGAAGACGCCCTTCGCCCTGGACTTGGATGTGGCCGACAACAAAATCCTGGGCGTGGCCCACCGCCTGCACAGCATGGGCCTGCGCACCATCTTCATTTCCAAGGACATCAACGCGCGGGTGAAGTGCGACGCGCTAAACATTCCCTGCGAGGACTTCGAGGCCGACCGCGTGGACGCCGACTGGCTCTACGGCGGCTACGCCTCGCTCTCATGCCCGGGCGCCACCATTGACGAGCTCTACCAGGAGCGGCAGCTCAGCCTGGAGCAACTTGAGGGATTGATCTTCCGCACGATCGAGGGGGCCGAGTTGAAGGCCCACGATCTGGTCGCCAACCAGTTCGTCATCCTGCAGGACGACGCCGACGAGAGCCACACCGGACTCGGGCGCGTGCTTTCCGACACGGGCCATCTGATCCCGGTCACGGGTCCGCGCAAGCCGATCTACGGCATTCTCGCACGCAATGTGCAGCAGACCATGGCGATGGATCTGCTGCTGGACGACGAAGTGCGCCTGGTCTCGCTCATCGGCGCCGCGGGCACGGGCAAGACGCTGCTGGCCATCGCGGCGGGCATGCACAAGGTGCTGCGCGAGGAGCGCTTCGACAAGCTGCTGGTGGCGCGGCCGATCATGCCGCTGGGCCGCGACATTGGCTTCCTGCCCGGCGACAAGGATGAGAAGCTCGCCCTCTGGATGCAGCCGGTCTTCGACAACGTTTCCTATTTGCTTTCCACCCGCGGCGGCAGCGGCACCGACGCCGACAGCCGCAGCACCGAGCAGCGCATGGACCAGCTCGTGGCCAGCGGCAAGCTGGTCATGGAGCCGCTGACCTACATCCGCGGCCGCAGCATTCCCCACCAATTCATCATCGTGGACGAGGCGCAAAACCTCTCGCCGCACGAGGTGAAGACCATCGTCAGCCGCGTCGGCGAGGGCACCAAGATCGTGCTCTCGGGCGACATCGGGCAGATCGACAATCCCTACCTCGACGCGGCCAGCAACGGCCTTTCGCACATGATTGAGCGCATGAAGGGACAGCGCATCGCCGGGCATGTGACGCTGAGCCGCACCGAGCGCAGCGAACTGGCCAGCCTCGCCGCCGACATCCTCTGA
- a CDS encoding Bax inhibitor-1/YccA family protein yields MSILQSSNPVLAEGRLAEALRCAPRSEGTVTVGGVVNKTTLCLAVAVVFGALGNAFAQANPSQLGIVNVAAFAVSLGVGFALFGRPSWAVFLAPIYAAVQGFFLGAVGLVLDNLLKARGISLTGGIALQAFVMTVGVAVTCLILYRSGAVRITQRGAFILWACVLGIGVTYLISFVLYLFGVQTPFIALPSQTGGSSGAYIGLGINALILVVAAFTLVADIQMVDQAAKEGAPASSEWYLAYGLTVSLVWIYFESMKIIFRLAMIFGGKRD; encoded by the coding sequence ATGTCGATCTTGCAATCTTCCAACCCCGTGCTCGCCGAAGGCCGCCTGGCCGAGGCCCTGCGCTGCGCGCCGCGCTCGGAGGGAACCGTGACCGTCGGGGGCGTCGTCAACAAGACCACACTCTGCCTGGCCGTTGCCGTGGTGTTCGGGGCGCTGGGCAATGCCTTCGCCCAGGCCAATCCAAGCCAGTTGGGCATTGTGAATGTCGCTGCGTTCGCGGTTTCGCTGGGCGTTGGCTTCGCCCTCTTCGGCCGGCCCAGCTGGGCGGTCTTTCTCGCCCCGATCTACGCCGCGGTCCAGGGTTTTTTCCTGGGCGCGGTCGGCCTGGTGCTGGACAACCTGCTCAAGGCGCGGGGCATCTCGCTCACCGGCGGCATCGCCCTGCAGGCCTTCGTGATGACGGTGGGCGTGGCCGTCACGTGCCTGATCCTCTACCGAAGCGGCGCCGTGCGGATCACCCAGCGCGGGGCGTTCATCCTCTGGGCGTGCGTGCTCGGCATCGGCGTGACCTATCTCATCTCCTTCGTGCTCTACCTCTTCGGAGTGCAGACCCCCTTCATCGCGCTGCCGAGTCAGACGGGCGGATCCTCGGGGGCGTACATCGGCCTGGGGATCAACGCGCTGATCCTGGTGGTGGCGGCCTTCACCCTTGTCGCCGACATCCAGATGGTGGACCAGGCTGCGAAGGAGGGCGCGCCGGCCAGCAGCGAGTGGTACCTGGCCTACGGGCTCACCGTCAGCCTGGTGTGGATCTACTTCGAGTCGATGAAAATCATTTTCCGCCTCGCCATGATCTTCGGCGGCAAGCGAGATTGA
- a CDS encoding Nif3-like dinuclear metal center hexameric protein encodes MPKRSGSMIGELALAMEAVAPRRLAASWDNTGFLLGDPSLPLRRALLTIDLTSKVLDEAIASRCEAIVAYHPPIFEPLKQVTAMNPRENLLLRCAVHQIALLSPHTALDAVRGGMADWLADLIGAGERAALEPAGRAAQVLVSTHVPVASVDAVREAMAQAGAGHIGDYSQCSFTVDGRGTFLGGFASHPAVGRRGSLEEVAEAHLTMIASASIQGEVIQAIERSHPYETPAIHVVPLATELDHAQGQGRTLTLNKPNTAGAIARRLRTSLKLPAGTVQICDAKKSRRHERVAIVPGSGASMLPQALAAQCTLMVTGEAKHHDVLLAQDNGCDLVLAGHTNTERGFLPHFAKLLQLHVPAVRLLVSRQDRHPLANI; translated from the coding sequence ATGCCCAAGCGCTCCGGGTCGATGATCGGTGAATTGGCACTGGCGATGGAGGCGGTCGCGCCGCGCCGACTCGCCGCGTCGTGGGACAACACCGGTTTCCTGCTCGGCGATCCCTCCCTGCCGCTGCGCCGCGCCCTGCTGACGATCGACCTGACGTCGAAAGTGCTCGACGAGGCCATCGCCTCCCGCTGCGAGGCGATCGTCGCCTACCACCCGCCCATCTTCGAACCGCTCAAGCAGGTGACGGCGATGAATCCCCGGGAAAATCTGCTGCTGCGCTGCGCCGTGCACCAAATCGCGCTGCTTTCACCGCACACGGCCCTGGACGCAGTTCGTGGCGGCATGGCCGATTGGCTGGCGGACCTGATTGGAGCGGGCGAGCGCGCGGCGCTGGAACCGGCCGGGCGGGCAGCGCAGGTCCTGGTGAGCACGCATGTGCCCGTCGCTTCGGTGGACGCGGTGCGCGAGGCCATGGCGCAGGCCGGAGCGGGACACATCGGCGATTATTCGCAATGTTCCTTCACGGTCGATGGCCGGGGAACTTTCCTGGGCGGCTTTGCGAGCCATCCCGCCGTCGGCCGCCGCGGCTCGCTCGAGGAAGTCGCGGAGGCGCATCTCACGATGATCGCCAGTGCCTCCATCCAGGGCGAAGTCATCCAGGCCATCGAACGATCGCATCCCTACGAGACACCGGCGATCCATGTCGTGCCTCTGGCGACGGAGTTGGATCATGCGCAGGGCCAGGGCCGCACTCTGACATTGAACAAACCAAACACGGCAGGCGCCATCGCGCGGCGGCTTCGGACTTCGCTGAAACTTCCGGCCGGGACAGTTCAAATATGTGACGCGAAGAAATCGCGGCGCCATGAGCGCGTCGCCATTGTGCCCGGCTCCGGAGCGAGCATGTTGCCGCAGGCACTGGCCGCGCAGTGCACCCTGATGGTCACCGGCGAGGCGAAGCACCACGACGTTCTCTTGGCGCAGGACAATGGCTGCGACCTGGTGCTGGCTGGACACACCAACACCGAGCGCGGATTCCTTCCCCACTTCGCCAAGCTGCTTCAACTGCATGTGCCCGCGGTGCGTCTGCTCGTGAGCCGGCAGGACCGCCATCCGCTGGCGAACATCTAG
- a CDS encoding ROK family protein, translating into MAERKQRFTGPIVGVDLGGTNISIGVIDEKGRVLGRCRRKTKAVEGRERVVTRLVEGIERACEDAKLPLKEIEAAGVGAPSAVDWDKGSVIHAGNLGWKKVPLRDILSKRLEMPVVVDNDVNVAALGESRLGAGKNRGDLLAMWIGTGIGGGLILNGKLWRGPFHTAGEVGHVVLFPGAGPGHRSLEDHCSRTAMVRSMMMLLGHYPDSMLREFLNKEKDEEGKPDPSAIGSGVLAECYSKGDPLVRKVVDASAELLGLAIANFITVLSLRTVVLGGGVSEALGKPYLYSVHESFERTVFPQSLQRCEIVPSELGDDAGMLGAALLARETLQEEKE; encoded by the coding sequence ATGGCAGAGCGCAAACAGCGGTTCACCGGGCCGATCGTCGGCGTGGATCTGGGCGGCACCAACATCAGCATCGGGGTGATCGACGAAAAGGGGCGCGTGCTCGGCCGTTGCCGGCGCAAGACCAAGGCCGTCGAGGGACGGGAGCGGGTCGTCACGCGGCTGGTCGAGGGGATCGAGCGTGCCTGCGAAGACGCCAAGCTTCCGTTGAAGGAGATCGAGGCGGCGGGCGTCGGCGCCCCCAGCGCCGTCGACTGGGACAAGGGCAGCGTGATCCACGCGGGCAACCTGGGCTGGAAGAAGGTTCCGCTTCGCGACATCCTCTCCAAGCGCCTGGAGATGCCGGTGGTGGTCGACAACGACGTCAACGTGGCGGCGCTGGGCGAGAGCCGCCTGGGGGCGGGCAAGAATCGCGGCGACCTGCTCGCCATGTGGATCGGCACGGGCATCGGCGGCGGGCTCATCCTCAACGGAAAATTGTGGCGCGGCCCCTTCCACACTGCTGGAGAAGTCGGCCACGTCGTGCTCTTCCCGGGAGCGGGCCCGGGCCATCGCTCGCTCGAGGACCATTGCAGCCGCACGGCCATGGTGCGCAGCATGATGATGCTGCTGGGCCACTATCCCGACAGCATGCTGCGCGAGTTCCTCAACAAGGAGAAGGACGAGGAGGGCAAGCCCGATCCATCGGCGATCGGCAGCGGCGTACTCGCGGAGTGCTATTCCAAGGGCGATCCGCTGGTGCGCAAGGTGGTCGACGCCTCGGCCGAGCTGCTGGGGCTGGCGATCGCGAATTTCATCACGGTGTTGAGCCTGAGGACGGTCGTGCTCGGCGGCGGAGTCTCCGAGGCACTGGGCAAACCCTATCTCTACAGCGTCCACGAGAGCTTCGAGCGCACGGTTTTCCCGCAGTCGCTGCAGCGCTGCGAAATCGTTCCCAGCGAGCTCGGCGACGACGCGGGCATGCTCGGGGCGGCGCTGCTGGCGCGGGAGACGCTGCAGGAGGAAAAGGAGTGA
- the gatC gene encoding Asp-tRNA(Asn)/Glu-tRNA(Gln) amidotransferase subunit GatC, whose protein sequence is MTVPHELSIQETAHVAKLARLEVAPDRLEQYRGELASVLGHVAKLKAVDVEGVEPLTSPVDSVNRLAADEPGPVLSLEELLMNAPAVEGRFLAVPKVLAEESS, encoded by the coding sequence GTGACCGTTCCGCATGAGCTTTCGATCCAGGAGACCGCCCACGTCGCCAAGCTGGCGCGGCTGGAAGTCGCGCCGGACAGGCTCGAGCAGTACCGCGGAGAGCTGGCCAGCGTGCTGGGCCACGTCGCCAAGCTCAAGGCCGTGGATGTGGAAGGCGTCGAGCCCCTGACCAGCCCGGTCGACTCCGTCAATCGGCTCGCCGCCGATGAACCGGGCCCAGTGCTCTCGCTGGAGGAGTTGCTCATGAACGCGCCCGCAGTCGAGGGGCGCTTTCTCGCCGTGCCGAAGGTCTTGGCGGAGGAGAGCTCGTGA
- the gatA gene encoding Asp-tRNA(Asn)/Glu-tRNA(Gln) amidotransferase subunit GatA, protein MSGEFTDAVSIRDAVRSGKTSAEQVAKDFLRRAATSNKALNAFHEVFESEAIEAARAIDAKVKSGNDPGPLAGVPVAVKDNLATKVGKTTCSSRMLENYRSPFTATCVERLQAAGAIVMGKTNMDEFAMGSSTEHCAWGAVKNPWDTLRVPGGSSGGSAVAAAAGLCGFSLGSDTGGSIRQPASLCGCVGFKPTYGRISRYGLVAFGSSLDQVGPLTRSVRDAALAYQVMSGLDHRDSTSADFAVEDPMKELEVPLAGLRVGVPKQYLSDANDPAVNDCVNDALQRLKGQGVTLVEVDLPLTDIGISTYYVIAPAEASGNLARFDGIRYGHRAALKPGESLDTLYARSRAEGFGPEVQRRIMLGTYVLSSGYYDAYYGRALRIRRLIKGEFDRAFQKCDVIAGPASPSPAFAFGGMSDPLKMYLCDVYTVNTNIAGLPALSVPIGFVKEGAKSLPVGFHLQAPAFAESKLLRAARMVEKLYPDLPRQAPDFS, encoded by the coding sequence GTGAGCGGCGAATTCACCGACGCGGTTTCGATTCGCGACGCAGTTCGTTCGGGGAAAACCTCCGCCGAGCAGGTCGCAAAGGATTTTCTGCGCCGTGCCGCAACTTCGAACAAAGCCCTCAACGCCTTCCATGAAGTTTTTGAAAGCGAAGCGATCGAAGCCGCACGAGCCATCGACGCAAAGGTGAAGTCCGGCAATGATCCCGGCCCGCTCGCCGGCGTTCCCGTGGCGGTGAAGGACAACCTGGCGACGAAGGTTGGGAAAACCACCTGCTCAAGCCGCATGCTCGAGAACTACCGCTCCCCCTTCACGGCCACCTGCGTGGAGCGGCTCCAGGCCGCCGGCGCCATCGTGATGGGAAAGACCAACATGGATGAGTTCGCCATGGGCTCCAGCACCGAGCATTGCGCCTGGGGCGCCGTGAAGAATCCCTGGGACACGTTGCGCGTTCCCGGCGGCTCCAGCGGCGGCAGCGCCGTGGCCGCGGCCGCGGGATTGTGCGGATTTTCGCTGGGCAGCGACACCGGCGGCAGCATCCGCCAGCCCGCATCGCTCTGCGGATGCGTCGGATTCAAGCCAACGTATGGGCGCATCAGCCGCTACGGACTTGTCGCCTTCGGCAGCAGTCTGGATCAGGTCGGTCCGCTGACCCGCAGCGTGCGCGACGCCGCGCTGGCCTACCAGGTCATGTCGGGACTCGATCACCGCGACAGCACCAGCGCCGATTTCGCCGTCGAGGATCCGATGAAGGAACTCGAGGTTCCGCTCGCCGGTCTTCGAGTCGGCGTGCCCAAGCAATATTTGAGCGACGCGAACGATCCCGCGGTCAACGACTGTGTGAATGACGCGCTGCAGCGGCTCAAGGGCCAGGGCGTGACGCTGGTGGAGGTCGACCTGCCGCTGACTGACATCGGCATCAGCACCTACTACGTGATCGCCCCCGCCGAGGCGAGCGGAAACCTGGCCCGCTTCGACGGCATCCGCTACGGTCATCGCGCTGCGCTCAAGCCCGGCGAAAGCCTGGACACGCTCTACGCGCGGAGCCGTGCCGAGGGGTTCGGCCCCGAGGTGCAGCGTCGCATCATGCTGGGCACCTATGTGCTCAGCTCGGGCTACTACGACGCCTACTACGGACGGGCGCTGCGCATCCGCCGCCTGATCAAGGGCGAATTCGACCGCGCCTTCCAGAAGTGCGACGTCATCGCCGGTCCCGCGAGCCCCTCGCCCGCCTTTGCCTTCGGCGGCATGTCCGATCCGCTCAAGATGTACCTCTGCGACGTCTACACGGTGAACACGAATATCGCGGGATTGCCCGCCCTGTCGGTGCCGATTGGATTCGTGAAGGAGGGCGCGAAATCGCTTCCGGTCGGCTTCCACCTGCAGGCCCCCGCATTCGCGGAATCAAAATTACTGCGTGCGGCGCGGATGGTGGAGAAGCTCTACCCGGATCTGCCGCGGCAGGCGCCCGATTTTTCCTGA
- a CDS encoding NUDIX domain-containing protein produces MLQQTQAGRVAQMYPAFLRRFPTPKRLARSTEQAVLSQWQGLGYYRRARNLQAAAKEMTLRFGGRVPRLLEDLRSLPGVGRYTAGAVASLAYGQAAPIVDGNVARVLSRLADRRESVKGSAAQTWLWSAAERLVRAAKSPAVLNEALMELGATICTPRSPRCGACPLKSLCASRRANSQEFVPLTSPDKPRRTVVHHACVEIRGSKLGVETRPATGLWAGLLSPPVVEAPGNASPARLLQMRRDIKRIRGFDREFEFLTSHRRIRFRVHHVEFRPGAKLRWIPLAKLEDYAVSNAVLQIARPPLEAKPRPGNR; encoded by the coding sequence ATGCTCCAGCAGACGCAGGCGGGGCGGGTGGCCCAGATGTATCCGGCGTTTCTCCGGCGGTTTCCCACCCCAAAACGGCTCGCCCGATCCACCGAGCAGGCGGTGCTTTCCCAATGGCAGGGACTGGGCTACTACCGTCGGGCTCGAAATCTTCAGGCCGCTGCGAAGGAGATGACGCTGCGGTTCGGCGGGCGGGTTCCGCGCTTGCTCGAGGATCTGCGCTCCCTTCCCGGCGTCGGGCGCTACACCGCCGGAGCGGTCGCCAGCCTCGCCTATGGGCAGGCGGCGCCGATCGTCGATGGCAATGTGGCGCGGGTGCTCTCGCGGCTTGCCGATCGGCGGGAGTCCGTCAAAGGCAGCGCGGCCCAGACCTGGCTCTGGAGCGCCGCTGAACGATTGGTGCGGGCCGCCAAGTCCCCCGCGGTGCTCAACGAGGCGCTGATGGAGTTGGGGGCGACGATCTGCACGCCGCGTTCCCCGCGCTGCGGAGCGTGTCCGCTGAAGAGCCTCTGCGCCTCGCGCCGCGCGAACTCGCAGGAGTTTGTGCCGCTGACCAGCCCGGACAAGCCCAGGCGGACGGTCGTCCACCATGCCTGCGTGGAGATTCGCGGCTCGAAACTGGGGGTCGAGACGCGCCCCGCCACAGGCTTGTGGGCCGGACTGCTCTCGCCGCCGGTGGTCGAGGCCCCCGGTAACGCCTCCCCGGCGCGGCTGCTGCAAATGCGCCGCGACATCAAGCGCATCAGGGGTTTCGACCGGGAGTTCGAGTTTCTCACCTCCCACCGGAGGATTCGATTCCGCGTCCACCACGTCGAGTTCCGCCCGGGAGCGAAGCTGCGCTGGATCCCCCTCGCAAAACTGGAGGATTACGCGGTCAGCAACGCGGTTTTGCAGATCGCCCGGCCGCCGCTCGAAGCGAAGCCCCGCCCCGGGAATCGCTAA
- a CDS encoding phosphatidylserine decarboxylase, whose amino-acid sequence MNQWLPAAAIILPVAGACAWLASNGEPEWWIPAGILTVLLAGFAAFFRDPPRTPETEDPAHFLSPADGTISAVVRVAHHEATGGPALVIRIFLSVLDVHINRAAQDGVVVGLRHQPGRYLDARAAAGARVNENLLLTLRLDDGRVYGIRQISGAIARRIICGAKPGDRLHRGQKYGMIQFGSTTELILPQPERATSLVREGACVRAGRTAIASLAPAASAP is encoded by the coding sequence ATGAACCAGTGGCTTCCCGCTGCGGCGATCATTCTGCCCGTGGCTGGCGCCTGCGCCTGGCTCGCCTCCAATGGCGAGCCCGAGTGGTGGATCCCCGCCGGAATCCTGACGGTGCTGTTGGCGGGGTTCGCCGCCTTTTTCCGCGATCCGCCGCGAACGCCTGAGACCGAAGACCCCGCCCACTTCCTGAGCCCCGCCGATGGAACCATCAGCGCCGTCGTGCGCGTCGCCCACCACGAGGCGACCGGCGGACCGGCGCTGGTCATCCGGATTTTTCTGAGCGTGCTCGACGTGCACATCAATCGCGCCGCGCAGGATGGCGTGGTCGTGGGCCTGCGCCATCAGCCCGGACGCTATCTCGACGCCCGCGCCGCCGCGGGCGCACGCGTGAATGAAAATCTGCTGCTCACCCTCCGGCTCGACGATGGCCGCGTCTACGGAATCCGGCAGATCTCGGGGGCGATCGCCCGGCGCATCATCTGCGGCGCCAAGCCCGGCGATCGCCTTCATCGCGGTCAAAAATATGGAATGATCCAGTTCGGCTCGACCACCGAACTGATCCTGCCCCAGCCCGAGCGGGCGACCAGCCTGGTGCGCGAAGGCGCATGCGTCCGTGCGGGGCGCACTGCGATCGCCTCCCTGGCTCCGGCCGCTTCAGCCCCGTAG
- the tsaB gene encoding tRNA (adenosine(37)-N6)-threonylcarbamoyltransferase complex dimerization subunit type 1 TsaB: MNAARLMLALETSQRKSSVALGAVAPGGGADEIFSESIDTRDRLVEDALPAAQRLCARAGASPHNLGAVALNAGPGGFTGLRIAHAAAQAIAESLSIPLVQVFAAIVAREAAVLAGRVQPGQTAWVALVAKDDGCWMAKVSGAAQELGEHEDAGVRSIEQWPLRDGEALIADEHLPASWRERAERSKISIVPLEPTAEAVLRAGRRLLARGRTTAPELALPVYPREAEAVRLWRERHGTA, from the coding sequence ATGAACGCGGCTCGCCTGATGCTGGCACTGGAGACCTCGCAGCGGAAGTCCTCAGTGGCGCTGGGCGCGGTCGCGCCGGGCGGCGGCGCGGATGAGATCTTCAGTGAATCGATCGACACCCGCGACCGGCTGGTGGAGGACGCGCTGCCCGCGGCGCAAAGGCTTTGCGCCCGCGCCGGCGCTTCGCCGCACAATCTCGGCGCGGTGGCGCTCAACGCCGGCCCGGGCGGATTCACCGGGCTTCGCATCGCCCACGCCGCGGCGCAGGCGATCGCGGAGTCGCTCTCCATTCCGCTCGTGCAGGTTTTCGCGGCGATCGTCGCCCGCGAGGCCGCCGTTCTTGCGGGCCGCGTTCAACCCGGGCAGACGGCGTGGGTGGCGCTGGTGGCCAAGGACGATGGCTGCTGGATGGCGAAAGTCTCCGGTGCGGCGCAGGAATTGGGCGAGCACGAGGATGCCGGCGTGCGCTCGATCGAGCAGTGGCCGCTCAGGGACGGGGAGGCGCTGATCGCCGACGAGCATCTGCCCGCGAGCTGGCGCGAGCGCGCGGAGCGCTCGAAGATCTCCATCGTGCCGCTCGAGCCCACCGCAGAGGCGGTGCTCCGCGCGGGGCGGCGCCTGCTGGCCCGCGGCCGGACGACTGCTCCCGAGCTCGCGCTGCCGGTCTATCCGCGCGAGGCCGAGGCGGTGCGCCTCTGGCGCGAGCGCCACGGCACAGCCTGA